A genomic region of Aureimonas populi contains the following coding sequences:
- a CDS encoding IclR family transcriptional regulator domain-containing protein produces the protein MPRVNRTPEESELVRTHGPEYLELLARALRLIVLFNAEHREMTLNELAALSGMPRSSVRRVVLTLETLGMAEQNDRYFRLTPRVLTLAAAYLRSNSFADKLQPITDHVSARVGEACSVAVLDGDEAVMIVRTAPRRIVTVALEIGLRLPAYCSAVGRVLLGGMDEAELDAYLARLQPRKMTPATVTDKAALKARVTGDRAQGYSLVDHEAEQGFRSLAVPILDRDGRIACSLHIGMSAERTSIEQALEEYLPVLREASAEAALVIAV, from the coding sequence ATGCCGCGGGTGAACCGAACGCCGGAGGAAAGCGAACTCGTTCGCACGCACGGGCCCGAATATCTGGAACTCCTCGCACGCGCGCTCCGGCTGATCGTCCTGTTCAACGCCGAGCACCGGGAGATGACCCTCAACGAGCTGGCCGCGCTCTCGGGAATGCCGCGCTCCTCCGTGCGCCGGGTCGTCCTCACCCTGGAAACCCTGGGGATGGCGGAACAGAACGACCGCTATTTCCGGCTGACGCCGCGCGTCCTGACGCTGGCGGCGGCCTATCTGCGCTCGAACTCGTTCGCCGACAAGTTGCAGCCGATCACGGATCATGTCTCCGCGCGGGTGGGGGAGGCCTGTTCGGTCGCGGTGCTCGACGGCGACGAGGCGGTCATGATCGTGCGGACCGCGCCGCGGCGCATCGTCACCGTGGCGCTCGAGATCGGCCTGCGGCTGCCGGCCTATTGCTCCGCGGTCGGCCGGGTGCTTCTCGGCGGAATGGACGAGGCGGAGCTCGACGCCTATCTGGCCCGCCTGCAGCCACGGAAGATGACGCCCGCGACGGTGACGGACAAGGCGGCCCTGAAGGCGCGGGTGACGGGCGACCGCGCGCAGGGCTATTCGCTGGTGGACCATGAGGCCGAGCAGGGCTTCCGCTCGCTGGCCGTGCCAATCCTCGACCGCGACGGACGGATCGCCTGCTCGCTCCATATCGGCATGAGCGCCGAGCGCACCTCGATAGAGCAGGCGCTGGAGGAGTACCTGCCCGTTCTGCGTGAGGCCTCGGCGGAAGCGGCCCTCGTGATCGCGGTCTGA
- a CDS encoding aromatic ring-hydroxylating dioxygenase subunit alpha — protein MMSQAQNDLITRIAPGTPAGEMMRRYWQPAALVDELSPERPVVAVRLLGQDFVLFRDGSGRYGLMDRDCPHRGADLAYGRIEADGLRCAFHGWLFDATGQCIQTPAEPVGSTLCQRIRQKAYPVQERNGILFAYLGEGEPPAFPELDCFVAPQTHVFAFKGLIECNWLQALEVGIDPAHASFLHRFFEDEDPADAYGKQFRSASSGTDLPMTKILREYDRPIINVERTEYGLRIIALREIDEQRTHVRVTNQVFPHGFMIPMSHDMTITQWHVPIDDENCYWYAFFTSYGAPVDKEKMREQRLELFELPLYKSRRNKTNEYGFDPHEQESSTYTGMGLDINVHDQWAVESMGAIQDRTREHLGQSDKAIVQYRRLLREQIEKVAAGEEPLMWLDSRSAKAIQGPATMDGIGPSRGWETFWMEVDVGRRRAAPWGAPVPADVEAGTAHLRLVTH, from the coding sequence ATGATGAGCCAGGCGCAGAACGACCTGATCACCCGCATCGCGCCGGGGACGCCGGCCGGTGAAATGATGCGCCGGTACTGGCAGCCCGCCGCGCTGGTGGACGAACTGAGCCCCGAGCGGCCGGTGGTGGCCGTGCGCCTGCTGGGCCAGGACTTCGTTCTCTTCCGGGACGGAAGCGGGCGCTACGGCCTCATGGATCGCGACTGCCCGCATCGCGGGGCCGATCTCGCCTATGGCCGCATCGAGGCGGACGGGCTGCGCTGCGCCTTTCACGGCTGGCTGTTCGACGCCACGGGCCAGTGCATCCAGACGCCGGCCGAGCCGGTGGGCTCCACCCTGTGCCAGCGCATCAGGCAGAAGGCCTATCCGGTCCAGGAGCGCAACGGCATCCTCTTCGCCTATCTCGGCGAGGGGGAGCCGCCGGCCTTCCCCGAGCTGGACTGCTTCGTCGCGCCGCAGACCCATGTCTTCGCCTTCAAGGGTCTGATCGAGTGCAACTGGCTGCAGGCGCTGGAGGTCGGAATCGACCCGGCCCACGCCTCCTTCCTTCACCGCTTCTTCGAGGATGAGGACCCCGCGGACGCTTACGGCAAGCAGTTCCGCAGCGCATCCTCGGGCACGGACCTGCCCATGACGAAGATCTTGCGCGAATACGATCGCCCGATCATCAACGTGGAGCGCACGGAATATGGCCTGCGCATCATCGCGCTGCGCGAGATCGACGAGCAGCGCACGCATGTGCGCGTCACCAACCAGGTGTTCCCGCACGGCTTCATGATCCCGATGAGCCACGACATGACCATCACCCAGTGGCATGTGCCGATCGACGACGAGAACTGCTACTGGTACGCCTTCTTCACCAGCTACGGCGCGCCGGTGGACAAGGAGAAGATGCGCGAGCAGCGCCTGGAGCTGTTCGAGCTGCCCCTCTACAAGTCGCGCCGGAACAAGACCAACGAATACGGCTTCGACCCGCACGAGCAGGAAAGCAGCACCTATACGGGCATGGGCCTCGACATCAACGTGCACGACCAGTGGGCGGTGGAATCCATGGGGGCGATCCAGGACCGCACGCGCGAGCATCTCGGCCAGTCGGACAAGGCCATCGTCCAGTACCGGCGGCTCCTGCGCGAGCAGATCGAGAAGGTCGCCGCCGGCGAGGAGCCGCTGATGTGGCTCGACTCGCGTTCGGCCAAGGCCATCCAGGGGCCGGCGACGATGGACGGGATCGGGCCCTCGCGGGGCTGGGAGACCTTCTGGATGGAAGTGGATGTCGGCCGGCGCCGGGCGGCGCCCTGGGGCGCTCCGGTGCCTGCCGACGTCGAGGCCGGCACCGCCCATCTGCGGCTCGTGACGCACTGA